A window of the Flavobacterium sangjuense genome harbors these coding sequences:
- a CDS encoding PorP/SprF family type IX secretion system membrane protein, which produces MNFRKIYLLALLVVAQFAHSQEGLPVYSDYLSDNYYLLHPSMAGAANCAKLRLTARQQWLGQKDAPALQTLSFNGALGERSGGGIIVFNDKNGYHSQTGMKLTYAHHIMFSRDNVDLNQLSFGMSAGFIQSNLDETTFYDNNPSFDPLIFGSIQKSTYFNVDIGASYNFLDFYVHGTVKNALASDRKLYTDSEPVNLRRFILNAGYTFGDAEQILWEPSFMFQLVTLTQEKTVDFNIKAYKDLNFGRLWGGLSYRRSLDGAQYVQGNSVADQKLQYITPIIGVNFKNYVFSYTYSHLLGDVKFDAGGFHQITLGLNLFCKPEKYHCNCPAIN; this is translated from the coding sequence ATGAATTTTAGAAAGATTTATTTATTAGCACTACTAGTAGTAGCACAATTTGCACATTCACAGGAAGGATTACCCGTGTATTCGGATTATTTATCTGATAATTATTATTTGCTTCACCCTTCAATGGCCGGAGCTGCAAATTGCGCCAAATTAAGACTAACAGCAAGACAACAATGGTTGGGACAAAAGGACGCGCCAGCGTTGCAAACATTGAGTTTCAATGGCGCATTAGGTGAAAGATCCGGAGGTGGAATTATTGTTTTTAACGATAAAAACGGTTATCACTCTCAGACAGGTATGAAATTGACCTATGCACACCATATTATGTTTTCACGTGATAATGTTGATTTAAACCAACTTTCGTTTGGTATGAGTGCTGGTTTTATTCAAAGTAATTTGGATGAAACAACATTTTATGACAACAATCCTTCTTTTGATCCTTTGATTTTTGGTTCAATTCAAAAGTCGACTTATTTTAATGTTGATATTGGAGCGTCATATAACTTTCTTGATTTCTATGTTCATGGAACAGTTAAAAATGCATTGGCAAGTGACAGAAAGTTATATACTGATAGCGAGCCGGTAAATTTGAGAAGATTCATTTTAAACGCCGGTTATACTTTTGGTGATGCTGAACAAATTCTATGGGAACCATCTTTTATGTTTCAACTTGTTACGCTAACCCAGGAGAAAACGGTTGACTTTAACATTAAAGCCTATAAAGACTTAAATTTCGGAAGACTATGGGGTGGATTATCATATAGAAGAAGTCTTGATGGGGCGCAATATGTACAAGGTAACAGTGTTGCTGATCAAAAGCTGCAATATATAACACCAATAATTGGCGTTAATTTTAAAAATTATGTGTTTTCGTATACCTATTCTCATTTGTTAGGTGATGTTAAATTTGATGCAGGTGGATTTCACCAAATAACTTTAGGACTTAATTTATTCTGCAAACCAGAGAAATATCACTGTAATTGTCCTGCCATTAATTAA
- a CDS encoding isoprenyl transferase — protein sequence MSLLETINKDNLPKHLAIIMDGNGRWAKQQGLLRAFGHEKGTKSVRITVETCAKLGIENLTLYAFSTENWNRPKLEVDTLMKLLVNSLKKELATLEKNNIRLNCIGNIELLPTKAKNELLSVIEKTKNNTRMTLTLALSYGSREELLNVVKIISEKVKNNIISIDTLDESIINEHLYTHNLPDVDLVIRTSGEHRISNFLLWQIAYAEFYFTDVLWPDFKEDDLYAAIISYQKRERRFGKTSEQIK from the coding sequence ATGAGCTTATTAGAAACCATTAATAAAGACAACTTACCAAAACATCTGGCCATAATTATGGATGGAAATGGTCGTTGGGCGAAACAACAAGGTTTACTAAGGGCATTTGGTCACGAAAAAGGAACAAAATCAGTCAGAATTACGGTTGAAACCTGTGCCAAACTAGGAATTGAAAATCTAACATTATATGCCTTTTCTACCGAAAACTGGAACAGACCAAAGTTGGAGGTTGATACCTTGATGAAGTTATTGGTCAATTCACTAAAAAAAGAACTGGCAACTTTAGAAAAAAACAACATTCGGTTAAACTGTATCGGGAACATTGAATTGCTTCCAACAAAAGCTAAAAATGAGCTTTTATCTGTCATCGAAAAAACAAAAAACAACACAAGAATGACGCTGACATTGGCGTTAAGCTATGGTTCCAGAGAGGAATTGTTAAATGTTGTTAAAATTATAAGTGAGAAAGTTAAAAATAATATAATTTCTATAGACACTCTTGATGAATCAATTATAAATGAGCATCTTTACACGCACAATTTACCCGATGTAGATTTAGTGATTAGAACCAGCGGCGAGCACCGTATTAGTAATTTTTTGTTATGGCAGATAGCCTATGCAGAATTTTATTTTACCGATGTTTTATGGCCCGATTTTAAAGAAGATGATTTATATGCAGCCATTATTAGCTATCAAAAAAGAGAAAGAAGATTTGGAAAAACAAGTGAACAAATTAAATAA
- the murI gene encoding glutamate racemase codes for MQNNNPIGLFDSGIGGTSIWTAIHNLLPNEDTIYLADSKNAPYGQKSKEEIIALSIKNTEFLLNQNAKIIVVACNTATTNAIKELRAKYDVPFIGIEPAIKPAAINSQKHVIGILATQGTLNSELFHQTAEKFHDTKIIEQIGHGLVPLIENGEMNSPKMNELLHLYLEPMIAANIDYLVLGCSHYPYLIPQIKKILPKEIKIIDSGEAVARQTKNVLLERNGLNNEKNVAKAIFYSNSDPKVLKDILNNKYEVITKDF; via the coding sequence ATGCAAAACAACAATCCTATAGGGCTTTTTGATTCGGGAATTGGAGGCACTTCCATTTGGACAGCAATTCACAATTTGCTTCCAAATGAAGATACCATTTATCTTGCCGATAGCAAAAATGCGCCTTATGGTCAAAAATCAAAAGAAGAAATTATTGCGCTAAGTATTAAAAATACCGAGTTTCTTCTGAATCAAAACGCCAAAATAATAGTTGTGGCTTGTAATACGGCAACGACCAACGCTATCAAAGAATTACGTGCAAAATACGATGTCCCATTCATCGGCATTGAACCAGCCATTAAACCGGCAGCCATAAATTCTCAAAAACATGTAATTGGTATTCTTGCCACTCAGGGAACACTGAATAGTGAATTGTTTCACCAAACTGCTGAGAAATTCCATGACACCAAAATCATTGAACAAATTGGACACGGTTTAGTTCCGCTAATTGAAAATGGCGAGATGAATTCGCCAAAAATGAACGAACTGCTTCATCTCTATTTGGAACCTATGATAGCTGCCAATATTGATTATTTGGTATTAGGCTGCAGCCATTATCCTTATTTGATTCCACAGATAAAAAAAATACTTCCAAAAGAAATCAAAATCATCGATTCCGGCGAAGCAGTTGCGCGTCAAACTAAAAATGTTTTATTGGAAAGAAACGGATTGAATAATGAAAAGAATGTTGCAAAGGCAATTTTCTATTCCAATTCAGACCCAAAAGTATTGAAGGATATTTTAAATAATAAATACGAAGTAATTACTAAAGATTTTTAG
- a CDS encoding NifU family protein, whose protein sequence is MKINIKETQNPTILKFEFPEFITQNESFEFKNIDEAKNSPLAQQLFYLPFVKTVYISGNFIAIERYSIVEWSDVQEDVAEQIENFVNNDGVIVLPNDNPTKKQPITVYGETTPNPASLKFVVNKALTKTAAEFKNIDEAKPSPLAQELFKFHYVKEIFIAENYISVTKYDSISWDEITLELRTFIKQFIENGGTVIDESQIVNSEKQEKQQIKNFDNLDTTSQQIINILEEYVKPAVAADGGNILFDSYDETEKRVKVVLQGACNGCPSSTFTLKSGIENMLKDMLNDKDIVVEALNG, encoded by the coding sequence ATGAAAATCAACATAAAAGAAACTCAAAACCCAACTATATTAAAATTTGAATTTCCCGAATTTATAACGCAAAACGAAAGCTTTGAGTTCAAAAATATTGATGAGGCTAAAAATTCCCCTCTAGCGCAACAATTGTTTTATCTCCCTTTTGTAAAAACTGTTTATATCTCAGGGAATTTTATTGCAATAGAAAGATACAGCATTGTTGAATGGTCTGATGTTCAAGAAGATGTTGCTGAACAAATTGAAAATTTTGTCAATAACGACGGCGTGATTGTGTTGCCAAATGACAATCCAACCAAAAAGCAACCCATAACTGTTTATGGTGAAACCACACCAAATCCGGCTTCATTGAAATTCGTAGTGAATAAAGCATTGACCAAAACAGCAGCCGAATTCAAAAATATTGACGAAGCAAAACCATCGCCATTAGCACAGGAATTATTCAAATTCCATTATGTGAAAGAAATTTTTATAGCCGAAAATTATATTTCGGTTACCAAGTATGATAGCATTTCATGGGATGAAATCACATTGGAATTGCGCACCTTCATCAAACAGTTTATCGAAAATGGCGGAACTGTGATTGACGAAAGTCAAATTGTAAATTCAGAAAAACAGGAAAAACAACAAATCAAAAACTTCGATAATCTTGATACTACTTCACAGCAAATTATCAATATTTTGGAAGAATATGTAAAACCAGCCGTTGCTGCTGATGGCGGAAATATCCTTTTTGATTCGTATGATGAAACTGAAAAACGTGTAAAAGTAGTGCTTCAAGGCGCCTGCAACGGTTGTCCTTCTTCTACATTTACCTTAAAAAGTGGCATCGAAAATATGCTGAAAGACATGCTCAACGATAAAGATATTGTGGTTGAAGCACTTAACGGATAA
- a CDS encoding OmpH family outer membrane protein — protein MKKYILISIITLSTVYQTNAQSKGVKIGYIDMEYILQNVPDYSEAKSQLEQKAQKWKQDIEAKKIEIAKLKDALKTERALLTKELIDEREEEIKFQETELLDFQQKKFGPNGDLITQKAVLVKPIQDQVFTAVQDIAEAKKFDFVFDKASDLTMLFAAKRYDISDQVIRVITRAEKREQMSAKQVKQQEAKDALEDAALDANPTLEARKKALEDKKKAREQLVADRKAAAETKKAEQAAKRAELLEAKNAKKTGTVPAKDKPVDDKTTTPTEANKTADSTVVDPKAVKAAERAKLLEDRKKALEDKKKKILEDREAAKKAKEDAKKAKEEEKNKPKTE, from the coding sequence ATGAAAAAATACATTTTAATATCAATTATAACTTTATCTACTGTATATCAGACAAATGCACAATCTAAGGGTGTTAAAATTGGCTATATAGACATGGAATATATTCTACAAAATGTCCCTGATTATAGTGAAGCAAAAAGTCAATTAGAGCAAAAAGCACAAAAGTGGAAACAAGATATTGAAGCCAAAAAAATTGAAATTGCAAAATTAAAAGATGCCTTAAAAACAGAAAGAGCCTTATTGACCAAAGAGTTAATAGACGAACGTGAAGAGGAAATAAAATTTCAGGAAACGGAACTTTTAGACTTTCAACAAAAAAAGTTTGGACCAAATGGCGATTTAATTACCCAAAAAGCGGTTTTGGTAAAACCAATTCAAGATCAGGTTTTTACTGCTGTTCAAGATATTGCTGAAGCTAAAAAATTTGACTTTGTTTTTGATAAAGCTTCTGATTTAACCATGCTTTTCGCTGCTAAGAGATATGACATAAGTGACCAGGTTATCAGAGTTATTACACGAGCAGAGAAAAGAGAGCAAATGAGCGCAAAACAAGTTAAGCAGCAAGAAGCAAAAGATGCGCTTGAAGATGCTGCCCTAGATGCAAACCCAACCTTAGAAGCTCGTAAAAAAGCATTGGAAGACAAAAAGAAAGCAAGAGAACAACTAGTAGCTGATAGAAAAGCAGCTGCCGAAACTAAAAAAGCGGAACAAGCAGCAAAGAGAGCTGAATTATTAGAGGCCAAAAATGCTAAAAAAACTGGCACGGTTCCTGCTAAAGACAAACCTGTTGATGATAAAACAACAACGCCAACTGAAGCAAACAAAACAGCTGATTCAACAGTCGTAGATCCTAAAGCCGTTAAAGCTGCTGAAAGAGCTAAACTTTTAGAAGATAGAAAAAAGGCTTTGGAAGACAAAAAGAAAAAAATTCTGGAAGATAGAGAAGCTGCAAAAAAAGCAAAAGAAGACGCGAAGAAAGCAAAAGAAGAAGAAAAGAATAAACCAAAAACAGAATAA
- a CDS encoding OmpH family outer membrane protein, which translates to MKRLKSLLLATVLCLGASFTMNAQAKVAHVDVNELISKMPAMLDAQKQLEKLSGTYDAEYKTMAEEYQNKIKKYDQEAATVGDAVNATRQTEVQDLVKRITDYRDNAQKELQKKEADMVKPLMDKIKASIAKVGKAKGYQYVLNLADLLLADGPDLTADIKKDLGF; encoded by the coding sequence ATGAAACGATTGAAATCATTATTACTAGCTACAGTGTTATGTTTAGGAGCAAGCTTTACAATGAATGCACAAGCTAAAGTTGCACACGTAGATGTAAATGAACTAATTTCTAAAATGCCGGCGATGCTTGATGCTCAAAAACAATTAGAAAAATTGAGCGGAACTTACGATGCGGAATACAAAACGATGGCTGAGGAATACCAAAACAAAATCAAAAAATACGACCAGGAAGCTGCAACTGTTGGAGACGCTGTAAATGCAACACGTCAAACTGAAGTTCAAGACTTAGTTAAACGTATTACTGATTACAGAGACAATGCTCAAAAAGAATTGCAAAAGAAAGAAGCAGATATGGTAAAACCATTAATGGATAAAATCAAAGCTTCGATTGCAAAAGTTGGTAAAGCAAAAGGATACCAATACGTTTTAAACCTTGCTGATTTACTTTTAGCTGATGGTCCGGATTTAACCGCTGACATTAAAAAAGATTTAGGATTTTAA
- a CDS encoding gamma carbonic anhydrase family protein, producing MILKAVNGKSPQIPEDCFVAENATIVGDVVLGKSCSVWFNAVIRGDVHYIKIGDKVNIQDGAIIHCTYQKHPTEIGNNVSIGHNAIVHGCKVHDNVLIGMGAIVMDNCVVESNSIIAAGAVVTQNTVVESGTIWAGVPAKKVKDIDQSDFAGEIERISNNYVMYSSWFKDE from the coding sequence ATGATACTAAAAGCTGTAAACGGTAAAAGCCCACAAATTCCCGAAGATTGTTTTGTTGCTGAAAATGCAACAATTGTTGGTGATGTTGTTTTGGGAAAATCCTGCAGTGTTTGGTTCAATGCCGTTATTCGTGGCGATGTTCACTATATAAAAATAGGAGATAAGGTAAACATTCAGGATGGGGCAATTATTCATTGTACGTATCAAAAGCATCCGACCGAAATTGGTAACAATGTTTCAATTGGTCATAATGCAATTGTACATGGATGCAAAGTTCATGACAATGTATTAATCGGAATGGGTGCTATTGTGATGGATAATTGTGTTGTGGAAAGCAATTCTATTATTGCAGCCGGAGCAGTGGTTACTCAAAATACGGTAGTTGAATCGGGGACGATTTGGGCAGGTGTTCCTGCTAAGAAAGTAAAAGACATTGATCAATCTGATTTTGCCGGCGAAATTGAGCGTATTTCTAATAACTACGTGATGTATTCAAGTTGGTTTAAAGACGAATAA
- a CDS encoding NAD kinase, with protein MKVAIFGQYYQNDTRPIIKDIFVFFNRNNVELVIEENFLKILYEEKILERQYKTFASHKDLDSSFDILISIGGDGTILRATTYVRDSGIPILGVNAGRLGFLAKVQKEKIELFLQIVLEKKYTLSERTLLSIESPDIDINFAMNEIAVSRKATTSMITIETSLNGEYLNSYWADGLIIATPTGSTGYSLSCGGPILTPDVKGLVITPIAPHNLNARPLVIPDDTEIKLKVSGREEQYLVALDSRITSISNNSELTIRKTPFKIKMVEIPEETFLKTLRTKLLWGEDKRN; from the coding sequence ATGAAAGTTGCCATCTTCGGACAATATTATCAAAACGACACACGACCAATCATTAAGGATATTTTTGTTTTTTTCAACAGAAACAATGTCGAGTTGGTTATTGAGGAAAATTTTTTAAAGATATTATACGAAGAAAAGATACTCGAAAGACAGTATAAAACGTTCGCTTCACACAAAGATTTAGACAGCAGTTTTGACATTCTTATCAGTATTGGCGGCGATGGAACCATTTTAAGAGCGACTACTTATGTTCGTGATTCCGGAATTCCGATTCTTGGTGTCAATGCAGGAAGGCTGGGGTTTTTGGCCAAAGTTCAGAAAGAAAAAATTGAATTATTTCTTCAGATTGTTTTAGAAAAAAAATACACTCTTTCCGAAAGAACGTTGTTGAGTATTGAATCTCCAGATATTGACATTAATTTTGCTATGAATGAAATAGCGGTTAGCAGAAAGGCAACGACTTCGATGATTACGATTGAAACCTCACTGAACGGTGAATATTTAAATTCATATTGGGCAGACGGATTAATTATTGCTACTCCAACAGGCTCCACAGGTTATTCCCTGAGTTGTGGTGGTCCGATTTTAACACCCGATGTAAAAGGATTGGTTATCACACCAATTGCGCCGCACAATCTTAACGCAAGACCGCTTGTGATTCCGGATGACACCGAAATAAAACTCAAAGTTTCGGGAAGAGAAGAGCAATATTTGGTTGCTTTAGACTCCAGAATTACCTCCATCAGTAATAATTCTGAATTAACAATTAGAAAAACGCCATTCAAAATTAAGATGGTTGAAATTCCGGAAGAAACATTTCTTAAAACACTTCGAACCAAATTGCTTTGGGGAGAAGACAAGAGAAATTAG
- a CDS encoding BamA/OMP85 family outer membrane protein, with protein MQPLLAIKKEKEDLEKQVNKLNKISVQINPSKIFLFILLFGTIFQLQAQDRIPFEQGKKYILANVKVNGKISYNEQTVVTFASLEKGQQLTVPGEELSNAIKKLGKLGLFSDIDFYVNKVEADSIWLDLDIVELPKLSEAKIQGVKKSKVEGLIKDNSLTKGKIVNENLITTTKNYIENKYKKDGYFNTKVFIKTIPDTTEGNNVKMLVNIDKGDKLKISRITFDGNEKFSDAKLRKAMKNTKQINPIRIFKASKYIKDKYKEDLASIIDKYKEKGYRDARVTSDSVFLNAKKSKLAINVKVEEGRKYYFGNMKFLGNSVYSDQTLGRVLGIKKGDTYNGVLLEKRIADKSKPDGDDLTNLYQNNGYLFSNINAVEVKTANDTIDFEIRVTEGPIAYFNNITVVGNDKTNDRVIYRELRTQPGQKYSKEDLVRTIREIGQLGFFDPEAIDPKFKNVDPAAGTVDIEYNVVEKGSSQIELQGGYGGGGFIGTLGLSFNNFSARNMFKKEAYKPLPMGDGQKVALRLQASSFFQTYSLSFSEPWLGGKKPIQFSSSLSHSKQFLYSGRSTNVDRDKSFNITSLSVGIAKRLTIPDDFFVFSSSVSFQYYDLNNYNTGLFTFGDGSSRNLAYTLGLSRNNKGVNPIFPTSGSEFSVSAKFTLPYSLFNGIDYANLEKQKDYKLTYRENAGINYIQTDNGAIPAIGDYLQETTPGSGIYQTLGSDYTAAGVAQNAAADRSKVDQQKFNWLEYYKIKFKADWYTRLAGSQSKALVLRALGEFGYLGAYNSGRGLVPFERFFVGGDGLANFSLDGREVVQLRGYPNQSLSSQDGATVYNKFSLELRYPLTLKAAASIYALTFLEAGSSYDTFKEYNPFVLQRSAGFGLRVFMPAFGLLGIDFAHGFDALPNTGSTKPNGWETHFIIGQQF; from the coding sequence ATGCAGCCATTATTAGCTATCAAAAAAGAGAAAGAAGATTTGGAAAAACAAGTGAACAAATTAAATAAAATTTCAGTGCAGATTAACCCTTCAAAAATATTCCTATTCATTTTATTATTTGGAACTATTTTTCAATTACAAGCCCAAGACAGAATCCCATTCGAACAAGGCAAAAAATATATTCTAGCTAATGTAAAAGTTAACGGTAAAATCAGCTACAACGAGCAAACGGTTGTCACATTTGCCAGTTTAGAAAAAGGACAACAACTGACAGTTCCGGGAGAAGAATTAAGCAACGCCATTAAAAAACTAGGAAAACTTGGTCTTTTTAGCGACATTGATTTTTATGTAAATAAGGTGGAAGCGGATAGCATTTGGTTAGACTTAGATATTGTTGAACTTCCTAAACTTAGCGAAGCTAAAATTCAAGGTGTTAAAAAATCAAAAGTAGAAGGCCTTATTAAAGATAATTCATTGACAAAAGGAAAAATTGTAAATGAAAACCTGATTACAACGACTAAAAATTACATTGAAAACAAATACAAAAAAGACGGTTATTTTAATACCAAAGTTTTTATAAAAACTATTCCGGATACAACCGAAGGTAATAATGTTAAAATGCTTGTCAATATTGATAAAGGCGATAAGCTGAAGATTTCCCGAATAACTTTTGATGGCAATGAAAAATTCTCTGATGCCAAATTGAGGAAGGCAATGAAAAACACGAAACAGATTAATCCGATTCGTATTTTCAAAGCATCAAAATACATCAAAGACAAATACAAAGAAGACCTTGCTTCTATCATTGATAAGTATAAAGAAAAAGGATACAGAGATGCGCGTGTTACAAGCGATTCTGTGTTTTTAAATGCCAAAAAATCAAAGTTAGCAATCAATGTAAAAGTTGAAGAAGGCAGAAAATACTATTTTGGAAACATGAAATTCCTTGGAAATTCTGTTTATTCAGATCAAACGCTTGGAAGAGTTCTGGGAATCAAAAAAGGAGATACTTATAATGGTGTTTTACTTGAAAAAAGAATTGCCGATAAATCAAAACCTGACGGAGATGATCTTACCAACTTATATCAAAACAATGGTTATTTATTTTCGAACATTAACGCCGTTGAAGTAAAAACGGCTAACGACACTATTGATTTTGAAATTAGAGTTACCGAAGGTCCGATTGCCTACTTTAACAATATTACGGTTGTTGGAAATGACAAAACAAATGACCGAGTAATTTACAGAGAATTAAGAACGCAGCCAGGTCAAAAATACAGCAAAGAAGATTTGGTTAGAACTATTAGAGAAATTGGACAATTAGGGTTCTTTGACCCTGAAGCGATTGACCCAAAATTCAAAAACGTTGATCCTGCTGCCGGAACAGTTGACATTGAGTACAATGTTGTTGAAAAAGGATCCAGCCAAATTGAACTTCAAGGTGGTTATGGCGGTGGCGGATTTATTGGGACTTTAGGATTGTCTTTCAATAATTTCTCAGCAAGAAATATGTTTAAAAAAGAAGCATACAAACCGCTTCCAATGGGTGACGGACAAAAAGTTGCCTTGCGTTTACAGGCAAGTTCGTTTTTCCAGACCTATAGTTTATCGTTTTCTGAACCATGGCTTGGCGGAAAAAAACCAATTCAATTTTCAAGTTCATTGTCGCATAGTAAACAATTTCTTTACTCAGGAAGATCAACTAACGTAGATAGAGATAAGAGTTTTAACATCACTTCATTGTCTGTTGGTATTGCAAAAAGACTGACTATTCCGGATGATTTCTTTGTGTTTTCAAGTTCTGTGAGTTTTCAGTATTATGATTTGAACAACTATAACACCGGATTGTTTACTTTCGGAGACGGTTCTTCAAGAAACTTAGCATATACGCTTGGTTTGAGTAGAAATAATAAAGGAGTAAATCCAATTTTCCCAACATCCGGTTCTGAATTTAGTGTTTCAGCAAAGTTCACTTTGCCATATTCATTATTTAACGGAATAGATTATGCCAATTTAGAAAAACAAAAGGATTATAAGCTTACCTATAGAGAAAACGCAGGTATAAATTATATACAAACAGATAACGGAGCTATTCCAGCTATTGGAGATTACTTGCAGGAAACTACTCCTGGTTCCGGAATTTATCAGACTCTTGGTAGTGATTATACGGCAGCAGGCGTTGCACAAAATGCTGCTGCAGACAGATCAAAGGTTGATCAGCAAAAATTTAACTGGCTCGAATATTACAAAATAAAGTTTAAAGCCGATTGGTATACAAGATTAGCAGGATCACAATCAAAAGCATTAGTATTAAGAGCCTTAGGCGAATTTGGTTATTTAGGCGCTTATAATAGTGGTCGTGGATTAGTGCCTTTTGAGAGATTCTTTGTTGGTGGTGATGGACTGGCTAACTTTTCATTAGACGGAAGAGAAGTTGTTCAATTAAGAGGTTATCCAAACCAATCATTATCTTCACAAGATGGCGCAACTGTTTACAATAAATTCTCACTAGAATTAAGATATCCATTGACATTAAAAGCAGCTGCATCAATTTATGCACTGACTTTCTTAGAAGCCGGATCATCTTATGACACTTTCAAAGAATACAACCCATTTGTGCTACAACGTTCTGCCGGATTTGGTTTGAGAGTATTTATGCCTGCATTTGGATTATTAGGAATTGACTTTGCCCATGGCTTTGATGCGCTTCCTAATACTGGCAGTACAAAACCTAATGGTTGGGAAACACATTTTATAATTGGTCAACAATTTTAA
- the porG gene encoding type IX secretion system protein PorG gives MKRILVLFFCLIFQNVLTAQINEIGVFLGGSNFIGDVGKTTYVSPEKLAIGILYKWNKSPRHSYRFSYTQSTIIGNDLDSDVKGRVERGYTFKNEIKEFSAGLEFNFFDFNLHEVLTRKVTPYVYTGLTYTFYDELYVINGETKKDDRAGTLVIPMIVGVKSNVFENIVLGFEVGARYTFTDNLDGSLPKNGNFEPLKFGNLNSKDWYVFSGFTITYTFTEKPCYCKE, from the coding sequence ATGAAAAGGATTTTAGTATTATTTTTTTGTTTGATTTTCCAGAATGTTTTGACTGCACAAATTAATGAAATTGGTGTTTTCTTAGGCGGGAGTAATTTCATAGGAGACGTAGGTAAAACCACTTATGTTTCTCCTGAAAAATTAGCCATAGGTATTTTATACAAATGGAATAAAAGCCCAAGACATTCCTATAGATTTTCCTATACACAGTCGACTATTATCGGAAATGATTTAGATTCTGATGTAAAAGGAAGAGTTGAAAGAGGCTATACATTTAAAAATGAGATAAAAGAGTTTTCAGCAGGATTAGAATTCAATTTTTTTGATTTTAACCTACATGAAGTGCTGACAAGAAAAGTGACTCCATATGTCTACACAGGTCTTACTTATACTTTTTACGATGAATTGTATGTAATTAATGGAGAAACAAAAAAAGATGATAGAGCCGGTACGCTCGTCATTCCAATGATAGTTGGCGTTAAAAGTAATGTGTTTGAAAATATAGTTTTAGGATTTGAAGTTGGGGCGAGATATACTTTCACTGATAATTTAGATGGAAGTTTGCCAAAAAACGGAAATTTTGAACCATTGAAATTTGGTAATTTAAACAGTAAGGATTGGTATGTGTTCAGCGGATTTACGATTACATACACTTTTACTGAGAAACCTTGTTATTGCAAAGAATAA